The following nucleotide sequence is from Candidatus Ancaeobacter aquaticus.
ACAACCATGAGTAATATATCAGCTTCTCTTACCTCCTCAAGTGTTGCTTTGAAAGAATCAACAAGTTGATGAGGTAGTTTGTTGATAAAACCAACAGTGTCGGTAATAAAAAATTCTTTTTTTGAAGGCAAGGTAACTTTTCGCGTTGTGGGGTCAAGCGTTGCAAAAAGTTCATCTGCTATATAAATATCTGAACCGGTTAATGTATTCATAAGTGTTGACTTGCCAGAATTGGTATAGCCGATGATTGCAACGATAGGAATCTGCGAACGTTTTCTCTTTTTTCTTTGATCCGCACGCTGGCGGGAAACATTTTTTAATTCTTTTTTTAAACGGCCAATTTTTTCTCTTACTCTCCGCCTATCAACTTCTAATTGCGTTTCGCCTGGGCCCCTTGTACCGATACTACCACCTTCTTGTCTGGATAAATGTGTCCACTGCCCAGTCAGTCGCGGATACAAATACATCAACTGCGCCATTTCAATTTGAAGTTTTCCTTCACGCGTTTGCGCGTGTTGGGCGAAAATATCAAGGATGAGTTCTGTCCGATCAATAACTTTTATCCCAAAACAAAGTTCAAGATTTTTGACCTGCACGGGTGTTAAGTTAGCATCAAATATAACGACGTTAATATTTTGTTCACGACATAATAATGCTATTTCCTTAGCTTTTCCCGAACCAATATAAGTTGCTGCAACAGGTTTCTGCAGTTTTACGATTGTTGAGCCATTAATATGGGCTCCGGCACTTTCAGTGAGCCTGTAGAGCTCCTCAAGTGAGTCTTCAGAAATATACCGGTCAATCCTTCCGACATGCATACCTATTAAGTATGCCTTTTCTTTATATCGTTTCTTTTCAAATTGAAATTTTCTGACGATACTAACCTCCCCTAAAAGCTATATGCTATAAGCTGTAAGTTTTAAGTTAAAAGCGTAAAAATTTTAACATGCTTCCATTTGAAATTTTAGTTGCTTGTATTTAGTCTTTGATCTGTTTCTAAAAGTTTTATTATTCTACTAGCTGTAACAGACGCAGATTCTTCTTTTGGCATATCTATCCACATTATGTTTTCTTCTTTTCTAAACCATGTGCCTTGACGTTTTGCATAATTCCGCGTTTGTGTCTTTATTGATTCCTTAACATCCTCAAGTGATATCTCTCCACGTAAATAGCTGATAATATCTTTATATCCGAGTGCTTGTAAGGCTACATTGTTTTTTTCTATATCTTTTTCAATAAGCAAACGACATTCATCAACAACACCTTCTGTAAACATTTTCTCTACACGTGCGTTTATTCTTTTGTATAAGTCGTTTCTTTCTCGTTTAACCCCGTATACTAAACAGCTGTAAATTGAGTCGATACCAATGGATTTTGTTTTCCACTGAGTTTGGAGATCTATCAGCGCTTTTTTTTCAGTATGAAACACTTCGAGTGCCCGTAAAATCCTTCGTGGATTATGACAATCAATTTTAGAAGCAGTACTAGGATCAATATCTTCTAGGACTTTAAACATGTGTGAGACACCATATTTTTCAAGATCTTCATTTAGTTTTTTTCTTAGATTAATATTTGTTTGGGCACCTTCAAAAACACCTTTTAAGAGCGCACGCACATACAAACCAGTTCCGCCGGTTATTATGGGTATCTTCCCTCTGCTGATAATATCTTTTATCGCCTTCCGTGCGTGAGCTACATATAATGCCGTATTATATTCTTGGCCTGGATCTACAATATCAATTAAATGATGCCGGATTTCCTTTTGTATTGATTGTGACGGCTTTGCTGTAGCAATATCCATATATTTATATATTTGCATTGAATCAGCAGAAACTATTTCACCATCAATATTTGGAGCAAGATAACATGCAATATCTGACTTTCCTGTAGCAGTAGCTCCGACAATAAAAAGCACTGCAGGCGGGCTGATACCTGTTAGTTTTTCTTTTAGCTTACTCATAGAATAAAACGCGTAATCAATACGCTTATCTCCGCTTAAATTCTTTATCCAAATAAGAATATGAGATTTTTATCATTGTCGGCCTGCCATGTGGACAAGTATGCGGCACAGTGCACTTAAAAAGATCTTTCAGAAGCACGTGCTGCTCTTTTCCCGAAAGGAGATCATTAGCTTTTACCGCTTTTCGACAAAGAGTTTTTATTAATTTTTCTTCAAGAATATCATTAGTTTTTGTAATGCGGCTCTCTTCTTCAATTTGAGATATTATATCGATCATCAGTTCTTTTATTGCGTGTGTTCTTACAAATGGAGGGACTGAATCGATAATAATGGTATTATCCCCAAAATTGTTAATTTCTATCCCTGCTTTCTTAAAAAGTTCTTCGTGTTGAGAAAGGAATATATGCTGTGATTTTGAGACTTCAATTGTTACAGGAAGTAAAAGCTTCTGGGAATCGATAGAGCAATTTTTCATAGCATACATTGTTTTTTCATACAAAACCCTCTCATGTGCTGCATGTTGGTCTAAAATAATGATGCCATCAGTATCTTCACAAACTATATACAACGAATGCGCTTGTCCGAGAAGTCTCGGCATCTCGGCATTACTCGCAACATCCATTGTTTCCTGCGAATAATCCTTATTATCATGGATACCTGATTTATTATGAAAAGCGTTATTATAAGTCCTCTGTGTTTTTTGAAATGCACCTGCATTATCCTGAGAACCAAAAAACCGTTTTATTGCTGTCTGGACTTTTTCATGGTGTTCGTTTTCAGGACGTGCTTCATGTTGTGATCCCTGTGCAATCTCGAAAGAAGGCATATCATAGGACTTTTGGAAAGCATCTCTTACACACTCAATGATCGCGTTTTTAACGATATACTCATCGGTAAAACGGACATCACGCTTTGTCGGATGAATATTTACATCAACTTTCTTTGGGTTAATTGAGATAAAAAGAAAGCACATAGGGTGCCGATTATCTGGTATAAGCGTCCTGTACCCTTGACTCAAAGCATACAACATCGTTCTATTATTGCATGCCCTGTTGTTAACAAAATAATACTGTTTTGATCTATTTAAAAATGTATGTTCTGGTTTTGAGATAAATCCACGTATCTTTACATCCAGACTTTTCCAATCAACGGCAATAAGTTGATCGACACAGTCACTACCATATAACTGCGTTATCCTTGTTTTTAGGTCCATCCCCTTTTCTATATCAAATACCTTTTTATTATTATCCGTAAGGGAAAAAGCTATCTCATCATAGGGCAATGCGTTAAGAGTCACCATATTTACGATATGGCTCATTTCAGTATGAGGAGTTTTTAAAAATTTCTTTCTCGCGGGAACATTAAAAAATAAATCCTGAACAGAAATAATGGTTCCACGATTTATGCCAATATCTTTTACCGACACTATTTTTCCGCCCTCAATAGCAAGAGTAGTGCCTTCAAGATCTTTGTCTTCATTCGTAGACATACTAAAACGTGAAACACTTGCGATACTCGGTAATGCTTCACCTCTAAAACCAAGCGATTCGATCTTGTAGACATCGTCGATTGATGCTATTTTGCTTGTCGCGTGCTTTTCAAGAGATAAAAGTGCGTCATCTTTTGACATCCCACATCCATCATCGGTCACTTTTATAAGTCCCGTACCAGCATTTTTAATTTCAACATCTATTCTTGTTGCTCCTGCATCTATGGAATTCTCAACTAATTCTTTTACTATTGATGCCGGGCGCTCAACTACTTCTCCAGCAGCAATTTTGTTGGATATATTTTCAGGCAATATCTTGATTTTTTTCATGAATCCTCACCGTTTATTGATTTTTATATTTCTTTTTCATTTCAACGAGAATCTGCAGCGCTTCAAGGGGCGTTATTGCATTTGTATCAATACCGCTCAAATATTCAAGATATTCACTTTGTTTAGATGGAAACAATTGCAACTGCTCTTCTTCATGGATATCTCTGTCAGATCGTTTTCGCGCAAGGGCAGGTTTCCCGCTATCTGAAATACTTTCATCCTCCAAGTTACTTAAAATCTCAAAGGCTCTTGAGATAATTTCTTTAGGCAGTCCAGCCAGCTTTGCTACATGTATCCCATAACTCTTATCTGTGCCTCCTCGAATGATCTTTCTCAAGAATATGACATCTTCTTCCCATTCACGCACAGCAACATTATAATTCTTAACTCCGCTCATGCTAAGCTCAAGCTCCGTTAATTCATGGTAATGAGTCGCAAACAACGTACGCGCTCTCTTTTCTTTATTATTGTGTAAATATTCGCATACAGACCATGCAATAGCCAATCCATCAAACGTACTTGTCCCCCTGCCGATTTCATCTAAAATTATAAGACTTTTTTGCGTAGTATTATTAATAATATTTGCCGTTTCAGTCATTTCTACCATAAATGTGCTTTGCCCGCTTGCAATATCGTCAGAAGCGCCAACACGGGTAAAAATTCTATCGACAATACCGATCTTTGCGCTTTCGGCTGGTACATAACAGCCTATTTGCGCCATAAGTACAATAAGTGCAACCTGTCTGATATAGGTTGATTTGCCTGCCATATTCGGACCGGTAATGATCAACAACTGGTTATCTGAAGTATTAAGCTCCACATCATTTGGCACGTACTGATTTTTACCAACTAAATGTTCAATAACCGGATGTCTTCCTCCTTGCACCGATATTTCATCTGAATTATTAATGGTTGGCTTAACATAATCGTTTGATATGCTGATAAGAGAAAAAGAAGCTAATGTATCAAGCGTTGCTATCGCTTGAGATATTTCTTGTATACGCTTTGTTTCACAGACAATACTGTTTTTTATTTCATTAAATATCGTTATCTCCATAGCATAAGCTTTTTCCTGCGCACCAAGCACCTTTGATTCATATTCTTTTAATTCGTCAGTAATAAAACGTTCACCGTTTACCAGTGTTTGTTTTCTTACATAATTATCAGGAACAGAACTCAAATTTATATTTGATATTTCAATATAATATCCAAAGACCTTATTATATCTCACTTTTAGAGATTTAATTCCCGTACGTTCTATTTCCTGCTTCTGTAGTTCTGCAATCCATCCGCGTCCGGTTGTATAAATGGACCTAATTTGATCGAGTTCTTCGCTGTATCCCTCTTTAATTATATTTCCTTCGCGAATCATTATGGGGGCGTCTTCTCGTATAGCAGATTCCAGTAAAGTTGCGAGTTCTTCCATTTCATCAATACTTTTGGCAAGTAAAACAATAAGTGGATCACTCATAGCACTTATTGTTTGTTTGATACGAGGAAAAGCATAACAAGACGCCTTTAAGGAAAGCATATCACGGGGATTCCCTGATCCGCAATTCAAACGAGCGATAATACGTTCAAGATCTTTTATCTCGTGCAGAATCTCACGCAAGCTATATAAAGTTGTTTTATTTTCAATAAAAGCTTCTATCGCATTGTGCCTGCTATCTATATCTTTTTTTACAATGAGTGGGCTCACTATCCACTGTTTGAGCATTCTTCCAGCCATGGGCGTAACGGTTTTATCAAGTATTCCTAAAAGCGTTCCTTCTTTTTTTCCATCCCGAAGGGTATTAATAAGTTCTAAATTCTTTTGACTGATAGAATCAAGTATCATGTAGTGGTGTTTTTCATATAAAGAGATATTTTTAAGATGCGCTAACGAATTATACAGATTATCTTTTAGATATCGGATAATTGCTGCCGCGGCCATTGTTTCAAGATGACGATCTTTCAAACCGTACCCATCTAATGATACGACTTTAAACTGGTTTTTGAGTTGTTCTACGGAGGTCTCATAATCATAGACCCAGTCTTCAAGATAATTAATGTAGGGATCAGTTGTGTTCTGAAGTATTTTCAGTAGTTCTTTATCCTGTGACAGTGTTTGCGGTAAAATTATCTCAGATGAACGGATTCTTACAAGTTCACTTAGAAGATCTCTCTCATCGGACACATGTGTCGCCTTAAATTCTCCGGTTGAAAGATCTACGTACGACAGCCCGTAGGTATCACCTTTTTTATATATTGATGAAAGATAATTGTTTGATTTATCATTAAGAAGCGTGTCGTCTAAAACAGTACCGGGAGAAACAATCCTTGTAACACCTCTTTTTACAATACCTTTTGCGTGAGCAGCATCTTCTATCTGATCGCAGACTGCGACTTTTATACCTTCTTTAATGAGTTTTGCGATATAGGCTTCAGCCGCATGATGAGGAACCCCACACATAGGCACCTTATTGCCACGTGCAGTCAAAGCGATATTCAATATGGACGAGGCTTTTTTTGCATCATCAAAAAACATTTCATAAAAATCACCTAAGCGAAACATAAGAATGGAATCAGGGACGCCTTCTTTGATGGTTAAATACTGCCTCATCATTGGCGTAAGAGTTGCTTCGGAATGTTTAGTTTCAATATTCATTCAGTATCGACTACTTTATATTGTTTATCGGTAATTAAATGTACTTCCGCCGATAAACTCTCTTAATATAGATGTGTTAGGGACTTCTCTTGTTGAAATAGGTACAAAGATATCTAAAAACTCCAGTAATCTGCTTGCTTCAACATACTCTTTTTGATCAGGAGTAACCTCGAGAAGATACCGTGCAGCATAATCTTTTAAAACTGCGTGCTCGTAAATAAGAACCGAGTTAAAGCATATATCCACACCTTCCTGAAACCTGAATATATTGCGTTCTTCACTTTCCCGTACTGATGGCCATCTTTCTAATGTGTTTGCAGCGCTATACGAACGGAAAAGCTTGTCTCGCACAATACGTCTGAGTAATCTGCTATCTGATGTGAGTATGCGATTGTTATTATCGATACAAAGCTGTGTGAGCGCACTCACAAATATTTTATATTTACTTTTTGCAGGAATAAGGTGAGTCAATTTATTGTTTAGACCATGTATTCCCTCAACAATAAGCACACCGTATGGTTGCAGTGAGAATGTATTATACTTATCGATTAATCGTTTACCAGTATGAAAACTAAAGGTTGGTGTATCAGCTTTTTTGCCACTCAAAAGCAATTTGAGATGTTTATTTAATAGGGGCACATCAATAGTATCAATAGACTCGTAGTTTGCAATACCGTTTTTTTCTTTTTTTATCTTGCAGCGATCAATAAAGTAATTGTCCAAATTAATTGATTTTGGCTTGAGTCCATTTACGCGTAACTGTATCGCGAGTTTTTTTGCAAACGTAGTCTTTCCGGAAGCTGTAGGCCCCGATATGAGTATGATCTTTACCGTTTTCTGTTTCTTTGTTATTGCGTCAGCAATTTGTGCTATTTTCTTTTCATGTAATCCTTCAGCGATTTTGACTATTTCACTGATACCACCTGAAATACTCAATTCATTTAAGTCTCCTACATTTTCAACTCCAAGGATTTCGTACCAATTCCGTGTCTCACGATAGACATTAAAGAATTTCGGTCTATTCACAAAACGCGATACTTTTTTTGGGCATTTAGTGCTGGGAAAAGACAACACAAAACCAGGTTTTTTTAAGTATAGTTTAAAGGCATCCACGGTTCCTGTTGAAAAAGCCATTTGTCCAAAATACATATCCATAAAATTACCGCAAGATACAACAGAAAGCTCAGTAACATGGGTATGACTTAAGAACTTCACTTTATCTGTCATTTTTTCTTTTTTAAAATAACCTAGAGCTTCTTCAAGTGAGACAGTTTTTTTGATATACCTCATATCATCTTTAACTATGGTGCACATTGCCTCATGTATTTCTTTAAGTAATTTTGATGTTAATGGTTCCTTCCCATTAAAGTCAAAATAGTATCCATTTGAAATAGACATACCAATAGTGGTGCGTGCCTCAGGGAGTACATTTTTTAATGCCTGCATAAGAATATTAATTACAGTACGTCTATACACAGCTTTACCTGCGGGATGGCTCAGCGTCACTATCTCTATTTCGCAATCCGAACCAATATGATAATCAAGCCCCACAAGACGGTTATTAACTACTGCGGCTAGCGGTGGAAGTTTTTCACGTGTAGGAATAAGAGGTAAAATATCAAGAATTGTTTGGTTTCTCATTACCTTAAGTGTCTTAACACCCTTTACGTTAACCTTAAATAAATCCATATCATCCTTGGTATAATAGTTAGCAGTATAATGTAAGCGCTGTAACCCTTTTAACTTTTTTGTTCACAAGTTCACCGGGAGCATACATATCTATCGCGTCAAATACCGCTATTTTATTTGTTCTCGTTCGCCCCGTCATCCTGTTTGGATTGCGAGGACTTTTTCCTTCAACCATTATCTCAACATCACTACCAATAAGCATCTCATTCTTTTTTATATTCATTTCTTCTTGCAGCTTTAATAATATCTGATTCCGCTCATCTTTTACTTCTTTTGGAACATCATCTGTACTTTTTGCTGCGTCTGTTCCTTCTCTAACCGAATATTTAAAAATGAAACTACCATCATATTCTATCGCTTTCATTACCTCAACAGTTTTTTGGAAATCATCTTCTGTTTCTGAAGGGTATCCTACAATTATGTCAGTGCTTAAAGCAATATCGGGACATTGTCTTCTCAGTTTCTCTACAATACTCATATAATGTCGTACAGTATATTTTCTGTTCATCGATGCTAAAATCCTATCAGAACCGGATTGTATAGGAAAATGGAGATATTCACACAATTTTGGAAGTGTTCCAAAAAGCTCAATGAGGCCATCTGTTATATCTTTTGGGTGTGATGTTACAAAACGGATCCTTTCAATACCAGAAATATTATTAATTTTCTCGAGTAATTGGGGGAATTTACTATCTAATTCCCCCTTTAGAGCCATTCCGTATGAGTTAACGTTCTGTCCTAAAAGAGTTATTTCTTTATAACCTTCTACTGCAAGTCGCTTTATATCATTGATGATATCGTTTTTAGGCCTACTGACTTCTTTTCCTCTAACGTACGGAACAACACAATACGAGCAATAATTATCACAGCCGC
It contains:
- the miaB gene encoding tRNA (N6-isopentenyl adenosine(37)-C2)-methylthiotransferase MiaB, with the translated sequence MPEKSKTYEKSAPRKVYIRTYGCQMNVSDTDVISGLLRQNGYSLVDDDATADIILFNTCSVRASAENKAIGKMREYGKIKDSRPELILGFCGCMAQKHKEELFKTMPALDFVCGTHAINKIPDLISQTSVNRKYLIDVSLTDEYPVEESGAQRTNKIKAFVPIMRGCDNYCSYCVVPYVRGKEVSRPKNDIINDIKRLAVEGYKEITLLGQNVNSYGMALKGELDSKFPQLLEKINNISGIERIRFVTSHPKDITDGLIELFGTLPKLCEYLHFPIQSGSDRILASMNRKYTVRHYMSIVEKLRRQCPDIALSTDIIVGYPSETEDDFQKTVEVMKAIEYDGSFIFKYSVREGTDAAKSTDDVPKEVKDERNQILLKLQEEMNIKKNEMLIGSDVEIMVEGKSPRNPNRMTGRTRTNKIAVFDAIDMYAPGELVNKKVKRVTALTLYC
- the hflX gene encoding GTPase HflX, coding for MHVGRIDRYISEDSLEELYRLTESAGAHINGSTIVKLQKPVAATYIGSGKAKEIALLCREQNINVVIFDANLTPVQVKNLELCFGIKVIDRTELILDIFAQHAQTREGKLQIEMAQLMYLYPRLTGQWTHLSRQEGGSIGTRGPGETQLEVDRRRVREKIGRLKKELKNVSRQRADQRKKRKRSQIPIVAIIGYTNSGKSTLMNTLTGSDIYIADELFATLDPTTRKVTLPSKKEFFITDTVGFINKLPHQLVDSFKATLEEVREADILLMVVDIAQEKVHEQKKAVEVVLEELDIHDKPVILVLNKIDLLGSTHLIEKIKKEYPDCVSISARHGDGIVEMLKLIESNIIYYEGITELLIPNKDSELISSVYKNSKVMHMRNDGAKTRIKVKFTAAVPDVLKKYIMHGR
- the mutL gene encoding DNA mismatch repair endonuclease MutL; protein product: MKKIKILPENISNKIAAGEVVERPASIVKELVENSIDAGATRIDVEIKNAGTGLIKVTDDGCGMSKDDALLSLEKHATSKIASIDDVYKIESLGFRGEALPSIASVSRFSMSTNEDKDLEGTTLAIEGGKIVSVKDIGINRGTIISVQDLFFNVPARKKFLKTPHTEMSHIVNMVTLNALPYDEIAFSLTDNNKKVFDIEKGMDLKTRITQLYGSDCVDQLIAVDWKSLDVKIRGFISKPEHTFLNRSKQYYFVNNRACNNRTMLYALSQGYRTLIPDNRHPMCFLFISINPKKVDVNIHPTKRDVRFTDEYIVKNAIIECVRDAFQKSYDMPSFEIAQGSQHEARPENEHHEKVQTAIKRFFGSQDNAGAFQKTQRTYNNAFHNKSGIHDNKDYSQETMDVASNAEMPRLLGQAHSLYIVCEDTDGIIILDQHAAHERVLYEKTMYAMKNCSIDSQKLLLPVTIEVSKSQHIFLSQHEELFKKAGIEINNFGDNTIIIDSVPPFVRTHAIKELMIDIISQIEEESRITKTNDILEEKLIKTLCRKAVKANDLLSGKEQHVLLKDLFKCTVPHTCPHGRPTMIKISYSYLDKEFKRR
- the mutS gene encoding DNA mismatch repair protein MutS, whose translation is MNIETKHSEATLTPMMRQYLTIKEGVPDSILMFRLGDFYEMFFDDAKKASSILNIALTARGNKVPMCGVPHHAAEAYIAKLIKEGIKVAVCDQIEDAAHAKGIVKRGVTRIVSPGTVLDDTLLNDKSNNYLSSIYKKGDTYGLSYVDLSTGEFKATHVSDERDLLSELVRIRSSEIILPQTLSQDKELLKILQNTTDPYINYLEDWVYDYETSVEQLKNQFKVVSLDGYGLKDRHLETMAAAAIIRYLKDNLYNSLAHLKNISLYEKHHYMILDSISQKNLELINTLRDGKKEGTLLGILDKTVTPMAGRMLKQWIVSPLIVKKDIDSRHNAIEAFIENKTTLYSLREILHEIKDLERIIARLNCGSGNPRDMLSLKASCYAFPRIKQTISAMSDPLIVLLAKSIDEMEELATLLESAIREDAPIMIREGNIIKEGYSEELDQIRSIYTTGRGWIAELQKQEIERTGIKSLKVRYNKVFGYYIEISNINLSSVPDNYVRKQTLVNGERFITDELKEYESKVLGAQEKAYAMEITIFNEIKNSIVCETKRIQEISQAIATLDTLASFSLISISNDYVKPTINNSDEISVQGGRHPVIEHLVGKNQYVPNDVELNTSDNQLLIITGPNMAGKSTYIRQVALIVLMAQIGCYVPAESAKIGIVDRIFTRVGASDDIASGQSTFMVEMTETANIINNTTQKSLIILDEIGRGTSTFDGLAIAWSVCEYLHNNKEKRARTLFATHYHELTELELSMSGVKNYNVAVREWEEDVIFLRKIIRGGTDKSYGIHVAKLAGLPKEIISRAFEILSNLEDESISDSGKPALARKRSDRDIHEEEQLQLFPSKQSEYLEYLSGIDTNAITPLEALQILVEMKKKYKNQ
- the miaA gene encoding tRNA (adenosine(37)-N6)-dimethylallyltransferase MiaA codes for the protein MSKLKEKLTGISPPAVLFIVGATATGKSDIACYLAPNIDGEIVSADSMQIYKYMDIATAKPSQSIQKEIRHHLIDIVDPGQEYNTALYVAHARKAIKDIISRGKIPIITGGTGLYVRALLKGVFEGAQTNINLRKKLNEDLEKYGVSHMFKVLEDIDPSTASKIDCHNPRRILRALEVFHTEKKALIDLQTQWKTKSIGIDSIYSCLVYGVKRERNDLYKRINARVEKMFTEGVVDECRLLIEKDIEKNNVALQALGYKDIISYLRGEISLEDVKESIKTQTRNYAKRQGTWFRKEENIMWIDMPKEESASVTASRIIKLLETDQRLNTSN